The genomic window GGCAGAACCGTCGGCCCCTCCGGCCAGCCGAGTCCGCTGGCGACCTGCTCGATGTGCATCGTGGCCTCCCGAAATGACGGTGCGATTGGTCGTCAGCGGATCGCGCCGGACGTGATCCCGCGCACGATGTAGCGCTGGATGAACAGGGAGAAAATGAAGATCGGAATGATGGTGACGATCCCGACGGCGGCAGCGATATTCCAGTCGATCGGGCGGTCGGCACTGACCAACGTCGCTGCTCCGAGCGTCACGGTCTGGAGATCACGCGAGTTAATGACAAAGAGCGCGACGAGGAACTCGTTCCACACGAAGATGGCACCGAAAATCGCCGCGACGATCAATCCTGGGCGCACGATTGGCAGCATCACCCGCAGGAGTAGTTGGGCTCGGCCGCAACCGTCCACTCGAGCCGCGTCGTCGATCTCCATCGGCACTTCGTCAAAGAAGCCAATCATGATCCAGACGACGAGCGGGAGGGTGAAGGCCACATACGGCAGCACCAGTCCCACATAGGAGTCCTCCTGGTGGAGAAACGTGACCATCAGGAA from Chloroflexota bacterium includes these protein-coding regions:
- a CDS encoding carbohydrate ABC transporter permease, whose translation is MPPTLSFDWSTIVRNYTEVIGTQGMLAFVGNSIIVVGIATLVGLIVGTPAAYAFSRLRFRGRDTWASTILSFRFMPGVAVAIPIFLMVTFLHQEDSYVGLVLPYVAFTLPLVVWIMIGFFDEVPMEIDDAARVDGCGRAQLLLRVMLPIVRPGLIVAAIFGAIFVWNEFLVALFVINSRDLQTVTLGAATLVSADRPIDWNIAAAVGIVTIIPIFIFSLFIQRYIVRGITSGAIR